AAGGATCTCGAAGTCACCATCGGCCAGTGCTACAAGCAGGCCCGCGAGCAGCGTCATGAATTCATGACGGTGGAACACCTGCTGCTCGCACTTACCGAAAATCAGTCGGCCTTGGGCGCTCTGCGTGCCTGCGGCGTCGACCTGCCGCGCCTCACGCGCGAGCTGGAAAAGATCATTGCCGAAACCGTACCGGTACTGCCGCACGGGGACGAACGTGATACCCAGCCCACGCTGGGCTTCCAGCGCGTGCTGCAGCGCGCGGTGTACCACGTGCAGTCCTCGGGTCGTAAGGAAGTCACCGGCGCCAACGTGCTGGTGGCGATCTTCGGCGAGAAGGATTCCCATGCGGTCTATTTCCTGCACCAGCAGGAAATCACGCGCCTCGACGTGGTTAACTACATTTCGCATGGCATCGCCAAGATCGGCGACGAGCCGTCGCAGAGCATGCCCGGCTCCGAGCGCGAATCGGAAGACGGCGAGCCCAAGGGCAATCCGCTCAGCGAATACGCCAGCAACCTCAACGAACTGGCGCTGGAAGGCAAGATCGATCCGCTGATCGGCCGCCAGGACGAAATTGAACGCACCATCCAGGTGCTTTGCCGTCGCCGCAAGAACAACCCGCTCTACGTGGGTGAGGCGGGCGTGGGCAAGACGGCGCTGGCCGAAGGCCTCGCCAAGCGCATCGTGGATGGCGACGTGCCGGAAGTGCTGGAAAACGCCACCATCTGGTCGCTCGACCTGGGTGCGCTGGTGGCTGGCACCAAATATCGCGGCGATTTCGAGAAGCGCCTGAAGGCGGTCATCGGCCAGCTCAAGAAGCAGCCGGGCGCCGTCCTGTTCATCGACGAGATCCACACGATCATCGGTGCGGGTTCTGCGTCGGGCGGCACCATGGACGCAAGCAACCTGATCAAGCCTATGCTGGCCTCGGGCGAGTTGCGCTGCATCGGTTCCACCACGTTCCAGGAATTCCGCGGCATCTTCGAGAAGGACCGCGCGCTGGCCCGTCGCTTCCAGAAAATCGACGTGGTCGAGCCGACCGTGGCCGATAGCCTTGAGATCCTCAAAGGGCTGCGTTCGCGCTTCGAGGAGCACCACAACGTTACCTATACCAGTGAGGCCCTGAAGGCCGCGGTGGATCTGTCGGTGAAGCACATCCCCGACCGCCTGCTGCCCGACAAGGCCATCGACGTGATCGACGAGGCCGGCGCCCGCCAGCGCCTGCTGCCGGCCGACCAGCGCACGGGCAAGGTGGACGTACCCGAGGTCGAGTACATCGTCGCCAAGATGGCGCGCATCCCCGCCAAGCAGGTGTCGGCGTCGGATCGCGACGTGCTGAAGAACCTGGAGCGCAATCTCAAGATGGTGGTGTTCGGCCAGGATGCAGCCATCGAAGCGCTTGCCGCCTCCATCAAGATGGCGCGTTCGGGCCTTGCCGATCCATCCAAGCCGATCGGTTGCTTCCTGCTCGCCGGCCCCACCGGTGTGGGCAAGACGGAAGTCACCAAGCAGTTGGCCATGCAGTTGGGCATCGAGATGATCCGCTTCGACATGTCCGAGTACATGGAAGCGCATTCGGTCTCGCGTCTGGTCGGCGCACCTCCGGGTTACGTCGGCTTCGATCAGGGTGGCCTGCTTACGGAAGCGGTCACCAAGCATCCGCACGCGGTGCTGCTGTTGGACGAAATCGAGAAGGCACATCCGGATGTATTCAACATCCTGCTGCAGGTGATGGATCGCGGCGTGCTCACCGACACCAACGGCCGCGAAGCCAACTTCAAGAACGTGGTGGTGGTGATGACCACCAACGCGGGTGCTCAGCAGGCCTCGCGTCGCGGCATCGGCTTCGTCAAGCAGAACCACTCCATGGATGCCATGGAAGTGATCCGCCGCAGCTTCACGCCGGAATTCCGCAACCGCCTGGACGCGATCATCCAGTTCAATGCACTGGATTTCGATCACATCCTGCGCGTGGTGGACAAGTTCCTGATCGAACTGGAAGCC
This genomic window from Dyella terrae contains:
- the clpA gene encoding ATP-dependent Clp protease ATP-binding subunit ClpA encodes the protein MFSKDLEVTIGQCYKQAREQRHEFMTVEHLLLALTENQSALGALRACGVDLPRLTRELEKIIAETVPVLPHGDERDTQPTLGFQRVLQRAVYHVQSSGRKEVTGANVLVAIFGEKDSHAVYFLHQQEITRLDVVNYISHGIAKIGDEPSQSMPGSERESEDGEPKGNPLSEYASNLNELALEGKIDPLIGRQDEIERTIQVLCRRRKNNPLYVGEAGVGKTALAEGLAKRIVDGDVPEVLENATIWSLDLGALVAGTKYRGDFEKRLKAVIGQLKKQPGAVLFIDEIHTIIGAGSASGGTMDASNLIKPMLASGELRCIGSTTFQEFRGIFEKDRALARRFQKIDVVEPTVADSLEILKGLRSRFEEHHNVTYTSEALKAAVDLSVKHIPDRLLPDKAIDVIDEAGARQRLLPADQRTGKVDVPEVEYIVAKMARIPAKQVSASDRDVLKNLERNLKMVVFGQDAAIEALAASIKMARSGLADPSKPIGCFLLAGPTGVGKTEVTKQLAMQLGIEMIRFDMSEYMEAHSVSRLVGAPPGYVGFDQGGLLTEAVTKHPHAVLLLDEIEKAHPDVFNILLQVMDRGVLTDTNGREANFKNVVVVMTTNAGAQQASRRGIGFVKQNHSMDAMEVIRRSFTPEFRNRLDAIIQFNALDFDHILRVVDKFLIELEAQLTEKHVSLDVDADARRWLAEHGFDPQMGARPMARVIQEKVKRPLADELLFGKLADGGKVRLSVNEGELTVTTEAAEKLPATVS